The following DNA comes from bacterium.
GCGGCCGCGGCGATCCCCTTGTAGAACTGGTCGAGGTCCAGCTTCTCGTTCGGGGCGTGCAGCCCGTCGTCGGGCAGCCCGATGCCGAGCAGCGCGCAGGGGACCTTCAGCTCGGCGGCGAACGTGTTGATGATCGGGATCGAGCCGCCTTCGCGCGTGAAGACCGGCGTCTTGCCGTAGGCCCGCCGCACGGCGTTCGACGCCGCGACGAGCGCGGGATGGTCGGTTTCGGCGATCCAGGCCTCGCCGCCGTGGAGGTACTTCACGCCGACCTTCACCGACTTCGGCGCGATCTGCTTGATGTAGGCGGCGACCTTCTTGGCGATCTCCTCCGGGCGCTGCGCGGGGACGAGCCGCATCGAGATCTTGGCGTGGGCCTCGGCGGGGATGACCGTCTTGGCGCCTTCGCCGGTGTAGCCGGCCCACATCCCGTTGACGTCGAGGCTCGGCCGGGCCCAGACGCGCTCCAGCGTGGTGAACCCCTTCTCGCCGAACAGCTCCGGCGCGCCGAGATCGCGGCGGTACTTGGCCTCGTTGAACGGCAGCGAGGCGAAGCCCTTGCGGTCGGCCTTGGTCAGCGGCTGCACGCGGTCGTAGAAGCCGGGGACCTTGATCTTGCCGTTGCCGTCCTTCAGCCCGGCGAGGATCTGCGCCAGGGCGAGGGCCGGGTTGACGACCGCGCCGCCGAAGCTGCCGGAGTGCAGGTCGCTGTTGGTGCCGCGGACGTCGATCTGCAGGTAGGAGAGGCCGCGCAGGCCGTTGCAGATCGAGGGGCTCTTGCGGTCGTACATCTCCGTGTCGGAGACGCAGACGACGTCGCAGGCGAGCAGCTCGACGTGGCTCTTGATGAACGGCTCGATGTTCTCCGAGCCGGCTTCCTCTTCGCCTTCGAGGATGAACTTCATGTTCACCGGGCAGGTCCCGGCGGTCTTGAGGTGCGCTTCGAGGGCGAAGACGTGGACGATCGCC
Coding sequences within:
- a CDS encoding dipeptidase; its protein translation is MSDLSAFLKENRARHLDELKEWLRIPSISSDPAYKSDVLKAAEWAKARLLAAGCTRAELHETPGHPIVYGEWLGAPGKPTILVYGHYDIQPIDPVELWRTPPFEPTEREGRLYARGAADDKGQAIVHVFALEAHLKTAGTCPVNMKFILEGEEEAGSENIEPFIKSHVELLACDVVCVSDTEMYDRKSPSICNGLRGLSYLQIDVRGTNSDLHSGSFGGAVVNPALALAQILAGLKDGNGKIKVPGFYDRVQPLTKADRKGFASLPFNEAKYRRDLGAPELFGEKGFTTLERVWARPSLDVNGMWAGYTGEGAKTVIPAEAHAKISMRLVPAQRPEEIAKKVAAYIKQIAPKSVKVGVKYLHGGEAWIAETDHPALVAASNAVRRAYGKTPVFTREGGSIPIINTFAAELKVPCALLGIGLPDDGLHAPNEKLDLDQFYKGIAAAA